Proteins co-encoded in one Quercus robur chromosome 8, dhQueRobu3.1, whole genome shotgun sequence genomic window:
- the LOC126694513 gene encoding ubiquitin-conjugating enzyme E2 11-like isoform X3 — protein MDSCSWSKIPQELMELIFRRSMNTKDLGRCSLVCTTWRLLIADIWGKNFSLLRTANTGATRRIVWDYKNFQIETFKGCKAELVDSLFHWEAIMIGPKDTPYADGVFLLKIYLSPGHPFQHPKVKFLTKVYHPNIGRDGRVCVEKSWRPSLTIFQLLLVIYARFSNPEPDDPIDCEIAQMYKTQRIQYDENARDWTKKYATASQEGTIDWSRFLKNNNILEPTKLVD, from the exons atGGATTCATGTTCATGGTCCAAGATACCACAAGAACTCATGGAACTTATATTTAGACGCTCCATGAACACAAAGGATCTTGGGAGATGTAGTCTTGTTTGTACCACTTGGCGATTACTTATTG CTGACATTTGGGGGAAGAATTTCTCTTTGTTGAGAACTGCAAATACAGGAGCTACTAGGAGAATTGTGTGGGACTACAAGAATTTTCAGATAGAGACTTTTAAAGGTTGCAAAGCTGAGCTTGTTGACAGCCTCTTCCACTGGGAGGCCATCATGATTGGTCCCAAAGATACCCCTTATGCTGATGGGGTCTTCCTCTTAAAAATCTATTTGTCTCCTGGTCATCCATTTCAGCACCCCAAGGTCAAATTCCTAACCAAG GTTTACCACCCAAACATTGGCCGAGATGGCAGGGTATGTGTTGAGAAATCATGGCGCCCATCACTTACCATCTTCCAACTTCTCCTAGTTATCTATGCTCGCTTCTCCAACCCTGAACCTGATGACCCAATTGATTGTGAGATTGCTCAAATGTATAAGACTCAGAGAATTCAATATGATGAAAATGCAAGAGACTGGACCAAGAAATATGCTACTGCAAGCCAGGAAGGCACAATAGATTGGTCACGATTTCTCAAGAACAATAATATTTTGGAACCAACAAAATTGGTGGACTAA
- the LOC126694516 gene encoding ubiquitin-conjugating enzyme E2 11-like, with translation MAPCSSWSNLPRELIDRIFRRPMDSKDLARCTIVCTNWRNIIVDIWGKKLSLLRPAFKNPSRRILREYEKFQMDPPKGCKARLVESLFHWGAIMIGPQNSLYAGGVFLLNIHFSKKYPFEPPEITFQTKVYHPNIGQDGCLCLERSWCAAMSISNIIRVIYALFSNPDHEDPLDFEIAHIYRTQRIQYEQKARTWTKKYATARQNSAIDWSQFLMDHKILEPQE, from the exons aTGGCGCCATGTTCATCATGGTCCAATCTACCAAGAGAACTCATCGACCGAATATTCAGAAGGCCAATGGACTCCAAGGATCTTGCAAGATGCACTATTGTCTGTACTAATTGGCGAAACATTATtg TTGATATTTGGGGGAAGAAACTATCTTTGTTGAGACCTGCATTTAAAAATCCTAGTAGGAGAATTCTGAGGGAGTATGAGAAGTTCCAGATGGACCCTCCAAAAGGTTGCAAAGCTAGGCTTGTTGAGAGCCTCTTCCATTGGGGGGCAATCATGATTGGACCCCAAAATAGCCTTTATGCTGGTGGAGTTTTCCTCTTAAACATCCATTTCTCTAAGAAATATCCGTTTGAGCCTCCTGAAATCACATTCCAAACCAAG GTGTATCATCCAAACATTGGCCAAGATGGCTGCTTATGTCTTGAGAGATCATGGTGCGCAGCAATGTCCATTTCAAACATTATCCGAGTAATCTACGCTCTCTTCTCCAACCCTGATCATGAGGACCCCCTTGATTTTGAGATTGCTCACATCTATAGGACTCAGAGAATCCAATATGAACAAAAGGCAAGAACCTGGACCAAGAAATATGCTACTGCAAGACAGAATAGTGCAATAGACTGGTCACAGTTTCTCATGGACCATAAGATTTTGGAACCACAAGAATAG